The following coding sequences lie in one Miscanthus floridulus cultivar M001 chromosome 9, ASM1932011v1, whole genome shotgun sequence genomic window:
- the LOC136482586 gene encoding MADS-box transcription factor PHERES 2-like has protein sequence MARKKVNLQWISNNATRRAMYKRRSQGLEKKASELTTLCGIKLCVVMYGQGEAQPKVWPSDEEAKELLMKFNSTLDVSSLKKTKNQEEFLHSRSLKLHEQVSKLDLENRERETLDLLHDIMYGGRPGLVGTDKDELLRLRDTVEMKMRKIKARLQQLVVGERVLPQPLPQVMLPASSSLQTQASCYTYNEMQSMAVLEEHRPLQQNWRLANLAPNYSPFAGCSSEPSSSGCEMMHPYNLGACSGLPSAQ, from the coding sequence ATGGCACGCAAGAAGGTGAATCTCCAGTGGATCTCCAACAATGCTACTCGGCGTGCGATGTATAAGAGACGCTCCCAGGGCCTGGAGAAAAAGGCTAGTGAGCTCACCACACTCTGTGGCATCAAGTTGTGTGTAGTGATGTATGGCCAGGGCGAGGCTCAGCCAAAGGTGTGGCCCTCTGATGAAGAGGCCAAGGAACTCCTCATGAAATTCAACAGCACGCTAGATGTCAGTAGCCTCAAGAAGACAAAGAACCAAGAGGAGTTCCTCCACAGTCGCTCCTTGAAGCTCCATGAGCAGGTAAGCAAGTTGGACCTTGAAAATCGCGAGCGTGAGACCTTGGACCTCCTCCATGATATCATGTATGGAGGACGCCCGGGCCTCGTTGGCACTGACAAAGACGAGCTCCTTAGACTTAGGGATACGgtggagatgaagatgagaaaaaTCAAAGCACGGCTCCAGCAGCTTGTGGTCGGGGAGCGAGTCCTCCCACAGCCATTGCCGCAGGTGATGCTGCCAGCGTCATCCTCATTGCAGACACAAGCTTCTTGCTACACCTACAATGAGATGCAAAGCATGGCAGTACTAGAGGAACACCGTCCCTTGCAGCAGAACTGGAGACTTGCCAACCTAGCCCCAAACTACAGTCCCTTCGCAGGTTGTAGCAGTGAGCCTAGTAGCAGTGGGTGTGAAATGATGCACCCTTACAATCTGGGTGCCTGTTCAGGGCTCCCATCGGCACAGTAG